A stretch of the Porifericola rhodea genome encodes the following:
- a CDS encoding toxin-antitoxin system YwqK family antitoxin codes for MKVVFSCSLFFFMSVLNLYSPLRAQEQYEEYFADGQLKLSGQQLNGLKSGEWKYYFPDGTLNAVENYQAGKLHGQVRYYNFNGELIAIENWHHDLQEDSAIYYHSNGQLEKKGIFKKGLYEGKWIFFYEDGNRKRTGYYKEGLPSGKWIFYQENGNLLQEGSYQAGLEEGEWKFYDKKGRLEYIGQYQKGKRSGKWFYVDKKGRKEEVSYE; via the coding sequence ATGAAAGTAGTATTTTCCTGTAGCCTGTTTTTTTTCATGTCTGTTTTAAACTTGTACTCTCCTTTAAGAGCACAGGAGCAATATGAAGAATACTTTGCCGATGGGCAGTTAAAGCTAAGCGGACAGCAGCTGAATGGGCTCAAAAGTGGAGAGTGGAAATATTATTTTCCGGATGGCACTTTAAATGCCGTAGAAAACTATCAGGCAGGTAAGCTCCACGGTCAGGTCAGGTACTATAATTTTAATGGCGAATTAATAGCTATTGAAAACTGGCACCATGACTTACAGGAAGATAGCGCCATTTACTACCACTCTAACGGACAGCTTGAGAAAAAAGGCATTTTTAAGAAAGGACTATACGAGGGCAAATGGATATTCTTTTATGAAGATGGCAACCGTAAGCGAACTGGTTATTACAAAGAGGGTTTACCTTCTGGCAAGTGGATTTTTTATCAGGAAAATGGAAATTTATTGCAGGAAGGTAGCTACCAGGCAGGACTGGAAGAAGGAGAGTGGAAGTTCTATGACAAAAAGGGCCGTCTGGAGTATATAGGTCAGTACCAGAAAGGCAAACGAAGCGGTAAATGGTTTTACGTGGATAAAAAAGGGCGCAAAGAGGAAGTTAGTTATGAGTAA
- a CDS encoding UbiA family prenyltransferase — translation MVSKSTILHLRIPFSFFLLPVFLFAISVEPPTQVLPTVLVFFILHFLLYPASNAYNSYFDKDKGSIGGLKNPPPVSKELYWVALLLDALALALGLLISWQFSVMLLVYGLVSKAYSHPSVRLKKYAVGSWFIAGFFQGCFTWLMANVGVHHKGFLVFTEVPLLLPAFLSSLMLWGSYPMTQVYQHEEDARRGDYTLSYVLGVKGTFHFTMIVFTVAAIGFITFYSYYYSAWHSVAYMVFLLPLLAYSFLWYARVVRDTKEANFRNTMRLNMISGLSLNLFFLLMLIFELRG, via the coding sequence ATGGTAAGCAAATCTACGATACTACACCTGCGCATCCCTTTTTCATTTTTTCTGCTTCCGGTATTTCTGTTTGCGATAAGTGTGGAGCCACCTACCCAAGTTTTACCTACAGTACTAGTCTTTTTTATCCTTCATTTTTTACTCTACCCTGCCAGCAATGCATATAATAGTTACTTCGATAAAGACAAAGGTAGTATAGGAGGGCTCAAAAACCCTCCTCCGGTAAGTAAAGAGCTGTACTGGGTAGCATTGCTCCTAGATGCCCTGGCCCTTGCCCTGGGGCTACTTATCAGTTGGCAGTTTTCAGTCATGCTGCTGGTATACGGGTTGGTAAGCAAAGCTTATAGTCACCCCTCCGTCAGGTTAAAAAAATATGCAGTGGGTAGCTGGTTTATCGCAGGATTTTTTCAAGGATGTTTTACCTGGCTAATGGCAAACGTGGGAGTACACCATAAAGGGTTTCTGGTTTTTACAGAAGTACCCTTACTGCTGCCTGCCTTTTTAAGCAGCCTGATGTTGTGGGGCTCTTATCCTATGACGCAGGTATACCAACACGAGGAGGATGCCAGGAGAGGAGACTATACACTAAGTTACGTTTTGGGTGTAAAGGGAACATTTCACTTCACCATGATCGTGTTTACGGTGGCAGCCATAGGCTTTATTACCTTTTACAGTTATTACTATAGTGCATGGCATAGTGTAGCTTACATGGTATTTCTACTACCCTTACTAGCTTACTCTTTTCTTTGGTACGCGCGAGTAGTGCGCGATACTAAAGAAGCTAACTTCAGAAATACTATGCGCCTGAACATGATTTCGGGCCTAAGCCTTAATCTTTTCTTTTTGTTAATGCTTATTTTTGAGCTCAGAGGGTAA
- a CDS encoding lmo0937 family membrane protein, with translation MSGLLYLIAIILLIGWLLGFFVFSVGKFIHILLVIAIIAILFRLIRGRGI, from the coding sequence ATGAGTGGTTTACTTTATCTAATAGCCATTATCCTTTTAATAGGCTGGCTACTAGGATTTTTTGTTTTTAGTGTGGGTAAGTTTATCCATATTTTGTTAGTTATCGCGATTATAGCGATACTTTTCCGACTAATCAGAGGCAGAGGGATATAG
- the mazG gene encoding nucleoside triphosphate pyrophosphohydrolase — MSEHQRAGALKAFDRLLTIMDELRAKCPWDRKQTLESLRHLTIEETYELSDAIIEADLPEIKKELGDLALHIVFYAKIASEKQAFDIADVLNSICEKLIVRHPHIYGDVDANDAETVERNWEQIKLKEKGNSKKTVLGGVPKSLPALVKAMRIQDKARGVGFDWENKKQVWEKVQEEMEEFRVEEEASKQEQMQEEFGDLLFSLVNYARFTGINPEEALERSNKKFIKRFNYLEEKAKQEGKALGDMTLNEMDAYWNEAKNI; from the coding sequence ATGAGCGAACACCAAAGAGCGGGAGCTTTAAAGGCATTTGACCGACTACTTACAATAATGGACGAGCTGAGAGCAAAGTGCCCCTGGGATCGCAAACAGACCCTGGAGAGCCTTCGCCACCTAACAATAGAAGAAACCTACGAGCTGTCAGATGCCATTATAGAAGCGGACTTACCTGAAATAAAAAAAGAGTTGGGCGACCTGGCTTTGCATATTGTTTTTTATGCCAAAATAGCCTCCGAAAAGCAAGCCTTTGATATAGCCGATGTACTTAATAGCATATGCGAAAAGCTAATAGTACGCCACCCACATATTTATGGAGATGTAGACGCTAATGACGCAGAGACTGTAGAGCGAAACTGGGAGCAGATTAAGCTTAAAGAAAAAGGAAATAGCAAAAAAACAGTTTTAGGCGGTGTGCCCAAGTCTTTGCCAGCATTAGTAAAAGCAATGCGTATACAAGATAAAGCTCGGGGTGTAGGCTTTGACTGGGAAAACAAAAAGCAGGTGTGGGAAAAAGTGCAGGAAGAAATGGAAGAGTTTAGAGTAGAAGAGGAAGCCAGCAAACAGGAACAGATGCAGGAAGAGTTCGGAGACCTACTCTTTTCACTTGTAAACTATGCACGCTTTACAGGCATTAATCCAGAAGAAGCGCTGGAGAGAAGCAATAAGAAGTTTATTAAAAGGTTTAACTACCTGGAAGAAAAAGCAAAGCAGGAAGGAAAAGCATTAGGGGATATGACACTCAACGAAATGGATGCGTACTGGAATGAGGCTAAAAATATATAG
- the glmM gene encoding phosphoglucosamine mutase produces MTLIKSISGIRGTIGGEVGDALTPVDIVKYAAAYGTYIKSDKKEARVVIGRDARVSGPMVSALVSSTLQGLGIHVIDIQLAPTPTVELAVKEQSADGGIIITASHNPGQWNALKLLNAGGEFLSAEAGEEVLRIAEDASFEFATSKKLGSYALVEDFFDVHLEKILALPEVDKEAIAERKFRVAVDCVNSVGGIVVPQLLEALGVEQVEKFFCEPDGAFKRNPEPVPENLTHICSKIEQGAFDLGIVVDPDVDRLVLIQDNGAPFGEEYTLVAVADYILGVNGGGNTASNLSSSQALQDVTEKHGGSYTAAAVGEVNVVQAMKANDAIIGGEGNGGVIYPKMHYGRDALTGIALFLSHLAKSGKTMTQLKATYPQYHISKNKIELTPDIDIDGIMKGIKQKYQSMPINSIDGIKISFGKEWVHLRKSNTEPIIRIIAESHSQVTADHLANKLISDIREVISQRA; encoded by the coding sequence TTGACTTTAATAAAATCAATTTCCGGTATACGAGGTACTATCGGAGGAGAGGTGGGGGACGCCCTTACACCGGTAGATATTGTTAAATATGCTGCCGCTTACGGCACTTATATTAAAAGTGATAAAAAAGAAGCCAGAGTTGTAATTGGCCGGGATGCACGCGTATCTGGCCCTATGGTAAGCGCTTTGGTATCTTCCACCCTTCAGGGACTGGGTATACATGTAATAGATATTCAGTTGGCTCCCACCCCTACAGTAGAACTTGCTGTAAAGGAGCAGAGCGCAGATGGTGGTATCATTATTACTGCCAGCCATAACCCTGGGCAATGGAATGCTCTTAAACTGCTTAATGCTGGTGGGGAGTTTTTGTCGGCAGAGGCTGGCGAAGAGGTACTTCGCATTGCTGAAGATGCTAGTTTTGAGTTTGCCACTTCTAAAAAGCTTGGCAGCTACGCTCTTGTAGAAGACTTTTTTGATGTTCATCTGGAGAAAATTCTGGCTCTACCAGAAGTAGATAAAGAAGCTATTGCTGAGCGTAAGTTTAGAGTAGCTGTCGACTGTGTAAATTCTGTGGGAGGCATAGTTGTACCACAGTTGCTGGAGGCGCTGGGAGTAGAGCAAGTAGAAAAGTTTTTCTGTGAGCCTGATGGCGCCTTTAAAAGAAATCCGGAACCCGTTCCTGAAAACCTTACCCATATCTGCTCTAAAATTGAGCAGGGAGCCTTTGACCTGGGTATAGTGGTGGACCCTGACGTAGACCGTCTGGTTCTGATACAGGACAATGGAGCTCCCTTTGGTGAAGAATATACGCTGGTAGCAGTAGCTGACTATATTTTAGGCGTTAACGGTGGAGGTAATACTGCTTCTAACCTCTCTTCTTCTCAGGCTTTACAAGATGTTACTGAAAAGCATGGGGGTAGCTATACCGCCGCTGCAGTAGGTGAAGTAAACGTAGTACAGGCCATGAAAGCTAATGATGCTATTATTGGTGGCGAGGGTAATGGTGGGGTTATCTACCCTAAAATGCATTATGGTAGAGATGCACTTACTGGTATTGCTTTGTTTCTTTCACATCTGGCTAAGTCTGGAAAAACCATGACTCAGCTTAAAGCTACATACCCGCAGTATCATATCTCTAAAAACAAGATTGAACTTACACCTGATATAGATATTGATGGTATTATGAAGGGTATTAAGCAGAAATATCAGAGTATGCCTATTAATAGTATTGATGGCATTAAAATCAGTTTTGGCAAAGAGTGGGTACATTTGCGTAAATCCAACACTGAGCCTATCATTCGTATTATTGCAGAGTCTCATTCTCAGGTCACTGCTGACCATTTAGCTAATAAGTTAATAAGCGATATTCGAGAAGTTATATCACAAAGAGCATAG
- a CDS encoding cysteine desulfurase family protein — MQVYLDNAATTQLAPEVFEAMQPYMLEFYGNPSSTHAHGRATRSAIEKARKKVADLLHASPSEIFFTSGGTEADNTAIKCTIESLKIKHAISSRLEHHAVLHTLEGLANKGIIQLDFVHTDKRGNIDLEHLAKLLEKNERSFVSLMHGNNEIGNLNNLEAIGDLCTSYDAIFHSDTVQTMAHYTHNLSQLKVHSIIGSAHKFHGPKGIGILYLRKGHHISPFIHGGSQERNMRGGTENLYGIIGMAKALELAYENMSSHQLHVTALKKRMIENLQAKIPGITFNGESANLEKSLYTVLSLSLPPSEDTDMLLFNLDLHKISASGGSACSSGSNVGSHVLKALSADPERGAVRFSFSKYNTMEEIDYVVEKLAAMYSPIKV; from the coding sequence ATGCAGGTTTATCTAGACAATGCGGCTACCACCCAGCTTGCTCCTGAGGTGTTTGAAGCTATGCAGCCATATATGCTAGAGTTTTATGGCAACCCTTCTTCTACGCATGCTCACGGTAGAGCAACACGCTCAGCTATAGAAAAGGCCCGTAAAAAAGTAGCTGACCTACTACATGCCTCTCCTTCAGAGATATTCTTTACCTCAGGCGGTACCGAGGCAGATAATACTGCTATTAAATGCACTATTGAATCTCTTAAGATAAAACATGCAATTTCTTCTCGTTTAGAGCATCATGCTGTACTTCATACCCTGGAAGGGTTGGCAAATAAAGGTATCATTCAGCTAGATTTTGTTCATACTGACAAAAGGGGGAACATTGACTTAGAGCATTTAGCAAAGCTTTTAGAGAAAAATGAACGTTCGTTTGTCTCTCTAATGCATGGTAACAATGAAATTGGCAACCTTAATAATCTTGAAGCTATTGGAGATTTATGTACTTCTTACGATGCCATCTTTCATTCCGACACTGTGCAGACCATGGCTCACTATACCCATAATTTAAGCCAATTAAAGGTACACAGTATTATAGGTTCTGCTCATAAATTTCATGGTCCTAAGGGTATAGGCATTTTGTATCTACGTAAAGGGCATCATATTTCTCCCTTCATTCATGGTGGATCACAGGAAAGAAATATGCGTGGGGGAACAGAAAATTTGTATGGCATCATAGGTATGGCAAAAGCACTGGAACTGGCCTATGAAAATATGTCCTCTCACCAGCTGCACGTTACTGCTCTAAAAAAACGAATGATTGAAAATTTACAGGCTAAAATCCCTGGCATTACCTTTAATGGAGAATCTGCAAATCTTGAAAAAAGCCTGTATACTGTACTTAGCTTGAGTCTTCCTCCCTCAGAAGATACAGATATGCTCCTATTTAATTTAGACCTGCATAAAATATCAGCTTCAGGTGGTTCGGCTTGTTCTAGTGGTTCTAATGTAGGCTCTCATGTGTTAAAAGCTTTGTCAGCAGACCCTGAGCGTGGCGCAGTTCGTTTCTCTTTTAGCAAATACAACACTATGGAAGAGATTGACTATGTGGTTGAGAAGTTAGCCGCTATGTACAGCCCTATTAAAGTTTGA
- a CDS encoding porin family protein: MKKHLLLFAMACTLLAMPKLANAQMEDSRIGLKGGLNLSTLYTGDIDDKDPRIGFHAGIFTEVAVAEYFSIQPELLFTTKGNTYTYSVDGPANIINADGEAEIKLSYIELPILAKVSIAEVVNIHAGPYAGYLVAANTSLDGDILDQFDEDIDRDNFNPWDFGVAVGAGVDLSAVSIGVRYNYGLVEIAESTAAESLLGDSKNAVLQGYIAVGF, translated from the coding sequence ATGAAGAAGCACTTATTACTTTTCGCTATGGCATGTACTCTATTGGCTATGCCTAAGCTTGCAAATGCCCAGATGGAAGACTCTCGTATCGGACTAAAAGGCGGTCTCAACCTTTCTACTCTTTATACCGGAGATATCGACGATAAAGATCCTCGTATAGGTTTTCATGCGGGTATATTTACAGAGGTAGCGGTAGCGGAATACTTTAGCATACAGCCTGAGCTACTTTTTACAACTAAAGGTAATACCTACACTTATAGTGTAGATGGGCCAGCAAACATTATCAATGCAGATGGAGAGGCTGAAATAAAACTCTCATATATAGAGTTACCGATACTAGCAAAGGTTTCTATAGCTGAGGTCGTTAATATACATGCTGGGCCTTATGCCGGCTATCTGGTGGCAGCCAATACATCGCTGGATGGAGATATTCTAGATCAGTTTGACGAAGATATTGACCGTGACAATTTTAACCCATGGGACTTTGGGGTGGCAGTAGGCGCTGGCGTTGATTTAAGTGCTGTATCTATAGGAGTAAGGTACAACTATGGATTGGTGGAAATAGCAGAGTCTACAGCAGCCGAATCGCTTTTAGGAGATAGTAAAAACGCGGTGTTGCAGGGATATATCGCTGTAGGTTTCTAA
- the deoC gene encoding deoxyribose-phosphate aldolase, with the protein MHNIHRYLEHTALAPTISYQEVEQKIKEAKQHQFVGLCLPPFWVKKAKRELGDADIQMVSVIGFPLGYQMSQTKEAEIKQALKDGADELDVVMNISSFKSGMPWTKIELAKYASIIHEEEAMMKVIIETAYLSEEEIRTACKLCADAGADFVKTSTGMAGGGAKLEHIKLMREILPSNVGIKASGGIKTLQEAQAMLAAGADRIGTSSAVQIVQSIIK; encoded by the coding sequence ATGCACAACATACACCGTTATTTAGAGCATACCGCTTTAGCTCCTACTATCAGCTACCAGGAGGTGGAGCAAAAGATTAAAGAAGCCAAACAGCATCAGTTTGTGGGTTTGTGCCTTCCCCCCTTTTGGGTTAAAAAAGCAAAGCGTGAGTTAGGCGACGCAGATATACAAATGGTGAGTGTCATTGGTTTTCCTCTGGGCTATCAAATGAGCCAGACTAAAGAAGCAGAAATCAAACAGGCCTTAAAAGATGGTGCCGATGAGTTAGATGTGGTTATGAACATTTCTTCTTTCAAGTCAGGTATGCCCTGGACTAAAATTGAGCTGGCTAAATATGCCAGTATTATCCATGAAGAAGAGGCTATGATGAAGGTTATTATAGAAACCGCATATCTTTCTGAAGAAGAAATACGTACAGCCTGTAAACTATGTGCAGATGCAGGGGCAGATTTTGTAAAAACCTCTACCGGCATGGCCGGAGGTGGAGCAAAATTAGAACACATCAAACTAATGAGAGAAATACTACCTTCTAATGTGGGTATAAAAGCTTCAGGAGGTATAAAAACTTTGCAAGAGGCACAAGCTATGTTAGCTGCCGGTGCAGATCGCATTGGTACTTCTTCGGCAGTACAAATTGTTCAATCTATCATAAAGTAA
- a CDS encoding acylphosphatase: MRVHYSIHVYGKVQGVFFRANTQNKAEALGIFGWVRNEPDGSVYIEAEGPEEQMKEFVDWCQHGPTYARVEKVEHKEDELHGFQRFEIKR; this comes from the coding sequence ATGCGGGTACACTATAGCATACATGTATATGGTAAAGTACAGGGCGTTTTTTTTCGCGCCAATACTCAGAACAAGGCAGAAGCCCTGGGCATTTTCGGTTGGGTAAGAAATGAGCCCGACGGTTCAGTCTATATTGAGGCTGAAGGTCCTGAAGAGCAAATGAAGGAATTCGTTGACTGGTGTCAGCATGGCCCCACCTATGCTCGGGTAGAGAAGGTAGAACACAAAGAAGACGAGCTACATGGTTTTCAGCGATTTGAGATTAAGCGTTAA